The Verrucomicrobium spinosum DSM 4136 = JCM 18804 genome includes a region encoding these proteins:
- a CDS encoding glycosyltransferase, whose amino-acid sequence MKRLLITNNSLNQRGGTELFVKDLAPLLKAKGWFPIAFSTELGEVASELRAMAVPVIDDLSNLAEPPDLIHGQHHLDTMAAILRFPGVPVVHFCHGFLPWEEIPVKHPRVRRYVAVSAPCRERLVTEHGVPASEVEMLLNFVDTELFQARGPLPDKIARILVFGNQLGRSSPLFEKLTEVARHMGATLDLVGQKVGNTTRCPQNILPLYDLVVASGRCALEGMASGCAVLAADAHGLGGLVTPERFDAYRAHNFGLSLTSQCPAPSVDHLIQELSRYSPQDCHLVTQRIRTEASLEGAVAKLILIYEQALGQKEPADHPHFPTTTAAAESAYMTWICREFKERERQARIIISSCEEAVRDAAEVRRDALAARSHCESLAALLREREAVVENQGRALSVQEIRNLDQAAELSTAQCELRNANAQILKLQSQLKESRQRLDRFRGARRFLPRWMVR is encoded by the coding sequence ATGAAACGCCTCCTCATTACGAATAATTCCCTGAACCAAAGAGGAGGTACGGAGCTGTTTGTCAAAGACCTTGCCCCGCTTCTGAAGGCGAAGGGGTGGTTCCCAATTGCCTTCAGTACCGAGCTGGGGGAGGTGGCGTCAGAACTCAGGGCCATGGCGGTTCCTGTCATTGATGACTTGTCCAATCTCGCCGAGCCGCCTGATTTGATCCACGGGCAACATCACCTGGACACCATGGCCGCCATCCTCCGGTTCCCGGGAGTGCCCGTGGTGCACTTTTGCCATGGCTTCCTGCCCTGGGAGGAAATCCCCGTAAAACATCCCCGCGTGCGCCGCTATGTGGCCGTCAGCGCCCCGTGCCGGGAAAGGCTGGTGACGGAACACGGTGTTCCCGCCTCGGAGGTGGAAATGTTGCTGAATTTTGTCGATACGGAACTTTTCCAGGCCAGGGGCCCGCTGCCTGACAAAATCGCCCGGATCTTGGTCTTTGGTAATCAGCTCGGAAGGTCCTCGCCACTTTTTGAGAAGCTCACTGAGGTGGCCCGTCATATGGGTGCCACCCTTGATCTGGTCGGGCAAAAAGTAGGAAACACCACGCGGTGTCCGCAGAACATTCTTCCGCTCTACGATTTGGTGGTCGCCTCGGGACGTTGCGCGCTGGAAGGGATGGCGAGTGGTTGCGCCGTGCTGGCTGCAGATGCTCATGGCTTGGGCGGGCTTGTGACACCTGAGCGATTTGATGCCTATCGAGCACACAATTTTGGACTTTCCCTCACTTCGCAGTGTCCCGCTCCGTCCGTGGACCATCTCATTCAGGAGCTATCACGCTACTCGCCTCAGGATTGTCACTTGGTGACCCAGCGCATCCGGACAGAGGCTTCGCTCGAGGGGGCTGTCGCGAAGCTGATCCTTATCTACGAACAGGCGCTTGGGCAAAAGGAGCCCGCCGATCATCCTCATTTCCCGACCACGACTGCTGCTGCGGAATCCGCTTACATGACTTGGATTTGCCGGGAGTTCAAAGAGCGTGAACGCCAAGCCCGCATCATCATTTCCTCGTGCGAGGAAGCGGTGCGTGATGCCGCAGAGGTCCGCAGGGACGCTCTCGCAGCCCGGTCGCACTGTGAATCATTGGCGGCACTGCTGCGCGAGCGGGAGGCAGTTGTCGAAAACCAAGGCCGGGCCTTGTCGGTTCAAGAGATTCGAAACCTTGATCAAGCTGCGGAACTCTCGACGGCACAGTGCGAGTTGCGGAACGCGAACGCGCAGATTCTCAAGCTCCAGTCCCAACTCAAGGAGAGCCGTCAGAGGCTCGACCGTTTTCGGGGTGCAAGGCGATTTTTGCCCCGGTGGATGGTTCGATGA
- the fusA gene encoding elongation factor G: MSARFNDQLSAQNQTRSINATANQAQALEKLRNIGIAAHIDAGKTTLTERILLHSGAIHSAGEVHDGNTTTDFSDIERDKGITISSAAVPVHWTPLAEGGVTPLHAGERHRLNVIDTPGHVDFTAEVERSLRVLDGMIAVFCSVGGVQPQSETVWRQADRYGVPRLAFINKMDRAGASFERVVQELRERLGANAWPIVLPDGSESELRGQLDVIHQRALVSQPGSPPSQSVEALTEAQQERVQIARANLVEALASLDDEVAALWLEGHEVPSLVLQQAVRRQTLAGRFLPVLGGSAYRHVGVTSLLNAVVDYLPSPVDMAALRPVPAEVPVAALAFKVVRHPQAGRLVYVRMYSGSLHKGMELFNPRTRKTERLGRLLRLFADRRDELDAVGAGDICAVVGLQSVGTGDTLCLPGAGREILLEPPQFPEPVVSMAIEAAHSNDQTRLASALARLSDEDPTFQVRTHEETGQCLIAGMGELHLEIIREKLSREHGVETRAGAPEIACRETIRQTAVADHELKKQNGGSGMYARVKLAVQPVERGAGLSVEDAVSGGTIPTKFLTAVHRGIEEAARNGVLNGSPVVDVQVRILDGAAHVKDSNEQAFRLAAGEAFREALRAARPLLLEPVMRVQVTVPEQHQGDILGDLNRRRARITGMEAGTDAQALAIVTAEVPLAEMFGYAGAIRSLSKGRASYSMTPSGYEPAPEGAVR, translated from the coding sequence ATGAGTGCCCGTTTCAACGATCAACTCAGTGCCCAAAACCAAACCCGAAGCATCAACGCCACCGCCAACCAGGCCCAGGCGCTGGAGAAACTGCGCAACATCGGCATTGCCGCGCACATCGATGCGGGCAAGACCACGCTGACCGAACGCATCCTCCTTCACTCTGGCGCGATCCACTCGGCCGGCGAGGTGCATGATGGCAACACGACGACCGACTTCTCCGACATCGAACGCGACAAGGGAATAACCATTTCCTCCGCTGCCGTGCCCGTTCATTGGACGCCGCTCGCGGAGGGTGGTGTGACCCCGCTTCATGCGGGTGAGCGTCATCGTCTCAACGTCATCGACACCCCGGGCCATGTGGACTTCACTGCGGAGGTTGAGCGCTCCCTGCGTGTGCTGGACGGCATGATCGCCGTCTTCTGCAGCGTGGGTGGCGTGCAACCCCAGAGTGAAACCGTGTGGCGACAGGCCGACCGCTACGGCGTGCCCCGTCTCGCGTTCATCAACAAGATGGACCGCGCTGGAGCCAGCTTCGAGCGCGTGGTGCAGGAGCTTCGCGAGAGGCTCGGTGCCAACGCCTGGCCCATCGTCCTGCCCGACGGCAGCGAGTCCGAACTTCGAGGTCAGCTCGATGTGATCCATCAACGTGCCCTTGTCTCGCAACCCGGATCGCCTCCCTCCCAATCGGTGGAAGCGCTCACGGAAGCCCAGCAAGAACGCGTGCAGATCGCTCGTGCCAATCTGGTCGAGGCCCTCGCGAGTCTGGATGATGAGGTGGCGGCCTTGTGGCTGGAAGGTCATGAGGTGCCCTCTCTCGTCCTCCAGCAGGCCGTGCGTCGGCAGACCCTTGCCGGTCGCTTCCTGCCCGTGCTCGGTGGCAGTGCTTATCGTCATGTGGGGGTCACTTCCTTGCTGAACGCCGTGGTGGACTATCTGCCCTCCCCGGTGGACATGGCCGCGTTGCGTCCGGTGCCTGCAGAGGTGCCGGTGGCGGCGCTGGCTTTCAAGGTCGTGCGTCATCCCCAGGCAGGCCGCCTCGTGTACGTTCGCATGTACTCCGGCAGTCTGCACAAGGGCATGGAGCTTTTCAATCCTCGTACCCGCAAGACAGAGCGTCTCGGCCGGTTGCTGCGTTTGTTCGCCGACCGTCGTGATGAACTGGATGCCGTGGGCGCGGGCGACATCTGTGCGGTGGTGGGCCTGCAGAGCGTGGGCACGGGGGACACCCTGTGTCTGCCCGGTGCCGGTCGCGAGATCCTTCTCGAGCCCCCGCAGTTTCCTGAACCGGTGGTCAGCATGGCCATCGAGGCAGCCCATTCCAACGATCAAACCCGGCTGGCGAGTGCGCTGGCCCGACTTAGTGATGAAGATCCTACTTTCCAGGTTCGCACCCATGAAGAAACCGGCCAATGTCTCATTGCCGGCATGGGTGAGCTGCACCTTGAGATCATCCGGGAGAAACTGTCCCGTGAGCATGGCGTGGAAACCCGCGCCGGTGCTCCCGAGATAGCGTGTCGCGAGACGATCCGGCAGACGGCCGTAGCCGACCATGAGCTCAAAAAGCAAAATGGTGGCTCTGGCATGTATGCCCGCGTCAAACTGGCTGTCCAGCCGGTGGAGCGCGGCGCTGGGTTGTCGGTGGAAGACGCCGTCTCCGGCGGCACCATCCCGACCAAGTTCCTCACGGCCGTCCATCGTGGGATCGAAGAGGCCGCCCGCAACGGTGTCCTCAACGGCAGCCCCGTGGTGGATGTGCAGGTGCGGATCCTGGACGGTGCCGCGCATGTGAAAGACTCCAACGAGCAGGCGTTCCGCCTCGCTGCCGGGGAGGCCTTCCGCGAAGCCCTGCGTGCCGCCCGGCCCTTGCTCCTCGAACCCGTCATGCGGGTGCAGGTGACTGTGCCGGAACAGCATCAAGGCGACATCCTGGGTGACCTGAACCGCCGCCGTGCCCGCATCACGGGCATGGAAGCCGGGACCGATGCCCAGGCCCTGGCCATCGTCACTGCCGAGGTCCCTCTCGCAGAGATGTTCGGCTACGCTGGTGCCATCCGCAGCCTGTCAAAAGGCCGCGCCTCGTACTCCATGACCCCGTCAGGATACGAACCCGCCCCGGAAGGTGCGGTGAGGTGA
- a CDS encoding AAA family ATPase — protein MPKSQRHPVVLWQTGERAWSGRLLNDSATDGTASGVSTADVLRQLKEYLTAVDRDGMLWLIAPDFLEPTLRTVKVSAVPEYEFLVAGNGQRKRTLPCEEPVQLRLPCVVGRRESGLVCALLPTLDVQFELPGGDRIEEMALHYARQALKGQNPAALLRYLPPMDCRLEEIVYSPWQKKDSVRVEPPEHLGKVAEHVGSPAIRRHVRTWEREADVARVQARLDLSKGSTLLVGGPGSGKTAVLVDAARKVERELGLGPGEARSQRFWISSGSRLIAGQRWLGQWQEQLEKVIAELRALDGVLCLESLQELLRLGGSSPGSSLAAFLVPYLQTGELRVVVEATPEEVESCERELPAFLDALGVVRMEPLDEAQQARILDQAARSFSDQTQLDFTADAAREAGRLCRRFQPYAGFPGTPLGFMHEALNRAREAAAPAVDLTHMRGLFATTTGLPDWLLDEKATLDAAALAQWFNERVVAQPRAVQSVCRPLTKFKAGLNDPLRPLAVLLFTGPTGTGKTQLAKTLGDYLYPNRKAADRMVRLDMSEYAGYDAARRLLGEAGGEPSDFIKRMRQNPFTVLLLDEVEKASPEVFDTLMNVFDEGRLTDTLGRTTWFRSTVIIMTSNLGARKGGSLGFTPGDAGASARVDPAAAAQFFRPEFFNRLDEVVVFDPLDRDAVKAIALREVASLEEREGLRDRDIKLQVSPTLLDKVCEQGFDPIYGARPLQRRLEELVVTPVARWLVAHPVAREVALVADWEPGAGASVRQGVDS, from the coding sequence ATGCCCAAATCCCAACGTCATCCCGTGGTCCTCTGGCAGACGGGCGAGCGCGCCTGGAGTGGTCGTCTTCTTAATGACTCGGCCACCGACGGCACGGCCAGCGGCGTCTCGACGGCGGATGTGCTGCGCCAGCTCAAGGAATACCTCACCGCAGTGGACCGGGACGGGATGTTGTGGCTGATTGCGCCAGATTTCCTGGAACCCACGCTGCGTACGGTCAAGGTCTCGGCCGTGCCGGAGTACGAGTTCCTCGTGGCCGGGAATGGGCAGCGGAAGCGCACCCTCCCCTGTGAGGAGCCCGTGCAGCTCCGTCTGCCCTGTGTGGTGGGCCGGCGGGAGAGCGGCCTGGTTTGCGCCCTGCTGCCCACGCTGGATGTGCAGTTCGAGCTGCCCGGGGGAGATCGGATCGAGGAAATGGCGCTGCACTACGCCAGACAGGCACTGAAGGGACAGAACCCGGCTGCCCTCCTGCGCTACCTGCCGCCCATGGACTGTCGGCTGGAGGAGATCGTGTACTCCCCGTGGCAGAAGAAGGACAGCGTCCGCGTGGAGCCTCCCGAGCACCTCGGCAAGGTGGCGGAGCACGTCGGTTCACCCGCGATCCGCCGCCATGTGCGCACCTGGGAGCGGGAGGCGGATGTTGCCCGAGTCCAGGCAAGGCTGGACCTGAGCAAGGGCAGCACCCTGCTGGTGGGTGGCCCCGGCAGCGGCAAGACGGCGGTGCTGGTGGATGCTGCGCGGAAGGTGGAGCGTGAACTCGGCCTGGGCCCGGGCGAAGCCCGATCCCAGCGTTTCTGGATCTCCAGCGGGTCGCGCCTCATCGCCGGGCAGCGCTGGCTGGGCCAGTGGCAGGAGCAGTTGGAGAAGGTGATCGCAGAGCTGCGTGCTCTGGACGGCGTACTCTGTCTGGAGAGCCTCCAGGAGCTGTTGCGTCTGGGCGGCTCCAGCCCGGGCAGCAGCCTGGCGGCTTTCCTCGTACCCTATCTGCAAACCGGGGAACTGCGCGTGGTGGTGGAGGCAACCCCGGAGGAGGTGGAATCCTGCGAGCGCGAGCTGCCCGCCTTTCTGGATGCCCTGGGCGTCGTGCGCATGGAGCCGCTCGACGAGGCGCAGCAGGCCCGCATTCTGGACCAGGCCGCCCGCTCGTTCTCCGACCAGACGCAGCTCGACTTCACCGCCGATGCCGCGCGCGAGGCCGGACGGCTCTGTCGACGGTTTCAGCCCTATGCCGGATTTCCTGGAACCCCACTCGGCTTCATGCACGAGGCGCTCAACCGGGCGCGCGAGGCCGCGGCGCCCGCCGTGGATCTCACCCACATGCGCGGGCTCTTCGCCACCACCACCGGCCTGCCCGACTGGCTGTTGGATGAGAAAGCCACGTTGGATGCCGCAGCTCTGGCGCAGTGGTTCAACGAGCGCGTCGTGGCCCAGCCCCGTGCCGTGCAGTCGGTCTGTCGCCCCCTGACCAAGTTTAAGGCCGGTCTCAACGATCCCCTGCGACCTCTGGCCGTCCTGCTCTTCACCGGACCCACCGGCACGGGCAAGACCCAGCTCGCCAAGACGCTGGGGGATTACCTCTATCCCAACCGCAAGGCCGCCGACCGCATGGTGCGCCTGGACATGAGCGAGTACGCGGGCTACGACGCCGCGCGCCGCCTTCTGGGCGAGGCCGGTGGGGAGCCGTCTGACTTCATCAAACGCATGCGGCAGAACCCCTTCACCGTGCTGCTGCTGGATGAGGTGGAAAAGGCCTCCCCCGAGGTCTTCGACACCCTCATGAACGTCTTCGACGAAGGCCGGCTCACCGACACCCTCGGACGCACCACCTGGTTCCGCAGCACCGTCATCATTATGACATCGAACCTTGGTGCCCGGAAAGGCGGCTCCCTCGGCTTCACCCCGGGCGATGCCGGAGCCTCCGCCCGCGTCGATCCCGCCGCTGCGGCCCAGTTCTTCCGCCCCGAGTTCTTCAACCGCCTGGATGAGGTGGTGGTGTTTGATCCCCTCGACCGCGATGCCGTCAAAGCCATCGCCTTGCGCGAGGTCGCCAGCCTGGAAGAACGCGAAGGCCTGCGGGATCGCGACATCAAGCTGCAAGTGAGCCCCACCCTCCTGGACAAAGTCTGCGAACAAGGCTTCGACCCCATCTACGGCGCCCGCCCCCTCCAGCGTCGCCTGGAAGAACTCGTCGTCACCCCCGTAGCCCGCTGGCTCGTCGCCCATCCCGTGGCGAGGGAGGTGGCGTTGGTGGCGGATTGGGAGCCAGGGGCCGGTGCGTCAGTGCGTCAAGGTGTTGACTCCTGA
- a CDS encoding glycosyltransferase family 4 protein, translating into MKDVYQESDHLVKRARQLIVKVCERTSNRKLCSKALAAYDMQLEAAKQSKKKTTFLEWAAIQQSAIATVVDLLRQKRRGFLGRIGIRSSEIRELEVIAKRLRKLRTTAPKKAGTSPKPASSQTGVPFFDEAYYLSQCPEAKLSGRTPYEHYKNVGWKLGMDPHPGFATKWYLAHSPDVAALGLEPLKHYLEEGWKDGRSPCPTFGKAGTGVSPPPCSRQMSEADSLDLIDRLFLKSWRDERNLRQRKTLEPGQIHVLVVGHEASLTGAPICLLNLIRELQETGMAVCWTHLISGGHFLKSYAAEAPTLTRGELDKVSTCPDQAVARLAQWFSKLEGPKVVLCSTTVTHHLAHIIAACRLPLVGWIHEMPTFNKSHIGHAEMLAYTAICNRVIYPAELVRRANEQEFQLDRAKGTVIHYGGDHRLEDPGTGAKDFHELAGIPSGCKIVLASGTADGRKGPDLFVQVAGKMMSLLKEQGREVEMPHFVWIGAHNASWGPWCLHDAARLGVARFVHFPGTHDCPEPLYGQADVFILASREEPVGLVCLEALRNGVPVVLFQGVSGIVEYCPRGVYEVPYLDVGAMASQVVDLLTPNPMGEGPINNQDLAVQVWQRLRWERAAREFLTVFKEEERKFRSSRRILIVSYGQPPLNDADLVDGGALRNWRLAVGLKMRMPDASITLAFHETGLRTTLPAVADGVILCSWNEKSLPTHTAHSDVVIISYGFGEVSLKTACNLREDQTLVLDCYVPAYLEVAARDSSEKMREHLQYEIYRDQWNLILKKGHLFLCANEAQERFYTGVLSALGLFNPLNYGKNPILRVPYGISREEPQASSAPCTALLSHPTAWKLLWFGGVYPWFDIRHLMDATALLNLRHPTELIVVGAANPFVDQPDFVASAQAAIDHAQQEHLRGIVHFKDWVPYSQRADWYLDADVTVLISKPGIENQYAWRTRLVDCVWSGSLLATNGGDPLGDEIAANDACIRFKQLNAEAIATELYEALSAPSTVERKRRNLRAMRESLYLDAVVTPLVDHLRPVLS; encoded by the coding sequence ATGAAAGATGTCTATCAGGAAAGTGATCACCTAGTCAAGAGGGCACGGCAATTGATTGTCAAAGTGTGCGAGCGCACCTCCAACCGCAAACTGTGCTCGAAAGCGCTCGCCGCATACGACATGCAGCTTGAGGCGGCGAAGCAGTCAAAGAAGAAGACAACTTTCCTCGAATGGGCAGCCATTCAACAGTCAGCCATCGCGACGGTGGTGGATCTCCTGCGTCAAAAGCGCCGCGGTTTCCTGGGCAGAATTGGCATTCGCTCCTCAGAAATCAGAGAGTTGGAGGTGATTGCCAAACGACTGCGAAAGCTTCGAACCACCGCTCCCAAAAAGGCAGGCACCAGCCCCAAGCCGGCATCCTCGCAGACGGGAGTTCCATTCTTCGATGAGGCCTATTACTTGAGTCAGTGTCCAGAGGCAAAACTGTCGGGCAGGACACCGTACGAACACTACAAAAATGTGGGATGGAAGCTGGGCATGGATCCTCACCCGGGATTTGCAACAAAGTGGTATCTTGCGCATAGTCCGGACGTGGCAGCCTTGGGTCTGGAGCCGCTGAAGCACTATCTGGAGGAGGGATGGAAGGATGGACGGTCCCCCTGCCCCACATTTGGCAAAGCGGGCACGGGTGTCAGCCCCCCTCCCTGCTCACGGCAGATGAGTGAAGCCGACAGCCTGGATCTCATTGACCGGTTGTTTCTCAAATCGTGGCGCGACGAAAGGAATCTACGCCAACGAAAGACATTGGAGCCCGGCCAGATTCACGTGCTGGTGGTGGGTCACGAAGCATCGCTCACGGGCGCTCCGATATGCCTTCTCAACCTCATTCGTGAACTTCAGGAGACTGGCATGGCCGTGTGCTGGACCCACCTCATTTCCGGCGGTCACTTCCTCAAAAGCTACGCTGCGGAGGCCCCCACGCTGACACGGGGGGAACTAGACAAAGTTTCCACCTGTCCCGATCAGGCCGTCGCCCGGCTGGCCCAGTGGTTCTCCAAGCTTGAGGGACCCAAGGTAGTCCTGTGCAGCACGACGGTAACCCATCACCTGGCTCACATCATCGCCGCCTGCCGGCTTCCTCTGGTAGGATGGATTCATGAGATGCCCACTTTCAACAAGAGCCATATCGGCCATGCTGAAATGCTGGCCTACACAGCGATCTGCAATCGTGTTATCTACCCTGCCGAACTCGTACGAAGAGCCAACGAACAAGAGTTCCAGCTCGACCGGGCGAAAGGGACAGTGATTCACTACGGCGGAGATCACCGCCTGGAAGACCCTGGCACAGGCGCTAAAGACTTTCACGAACTCGCGGGGATCCCCTCCGGATGCAAGATCGTTCTGGCATCTGGCACGGCCGACGGAAGAAAGGGGCCGGATCTGTTTGTCCAGGTCGCGGGGAAAATGATGAGCTTGCTCAAGGAGCAGGGTCGAGAGGTCGAAATGCCCCACTTCGTGTGGATTGGTGCCCACAACGCCAGCTGGGGCCCGTGGTGCTTGCACGACGCAGCGCGGCTGGGAGTCGCCCGCTTTGTCCACTTCCCAGGCACTCATGATTGTCCGGAACCGCTCTATGGCCAGGCCGACGTGTTCATCCTCGCCTCCCGCGAGGAGCCGGTCGGCCTTGTTTGCCTGGAGGCGTTGCGCAACGGCGTCCCCGTGGTCCTGTTCCAAGGCGTCAGCGGAATCGTGGAATATTGTCCCAGAGGCGTCTATGAGGTGCCCTATCTGGACGTGGGAGCGATGGCCTCCCAAGTAGTGGACCTGCTGACTCCTAATCCCATGGGGGAGGGCCCGATCAACAATCAGGACCTGGCAGTTCAAGTCTGGCAGAGATTGCGGTGGGAGCGGGCTGCCCGGGAGTTCCTCACCGTGTTCAAAGAAGAGGAACGCAAATTCCGGTCTTCCCGCCGGATACTCATTGTGTCCTACGGTCAGCCTCCTCTAAATGACGCGGACTTGGTGGATGGAGGAGCACTGCGCAACTGGCGCCTTGCCGTGGGTCTCAAGATGCGGATGCCCGATGCCTCCATCACCCTCGCCTTCCACGAAACGGGCCTCCGCACCACCCTCCCCGCGGTGGCCGATGGTGTGATTCTGTGCTCTTGGAATGAGAAGTCACTTCCCACTCACACGGCGCACTCGGACGTGGTCATCATCAGCTATGGCTTTGGCGAAGTGTCCTTGAAAACGGCCTGCAATTTGCGGGAGGACCAAACGCTGGTGCTGGATTGCTATGTGCCGGCCTACCTTGAAGTGGCGGCGAGAGATTCCAGCGAAAAGATGCGCGAACATCTGCAGTACGAGATCTACCGCGACCAATGGAACCTGATCCTCAAAAAGGGCCACCTCTTCCTCTGCGCGAACGAGGCACAGGAAAGGTTCTACACCGGCGTACTGTCGGCTCTGGGGTTGTTTAATCCCCTCAACTACGGGAAGAACCCCATCTTGCGGGTGCCGTATGGCATTTCCCGCGAAGAGCCCCAGGCGTCTTCAGCACCGTGCACCGCCTTGTTGAGCCATCCCACCGCGTGGAAGCTCCTTTGGTTTGGCGGCGTGTACCCCTGGTTTGACATCCGGCACTTGATGGATGCGACAGCCCTTCTGAACCTTCGTCACCCCACGGAACTCATTGTGGTGGGAGCCGCCAATCCCTTTGTTGATCAGCCGGACTTTGTAGCGAGCGCCCAGGCAGCGATCGACCACGCACAACAGGAACACCTTCGCGGCATCGTTCACTTTAAGGATTGGGTGCCGTACTCCCAACGGGCCGATTGGTATCTCGATGCCGACGTAACGGTCCTCATTAGCAAGCCGGGGATAGAAAACCAGTACGCCTGGAGAACGCGGCTGGTGGATTGCGTTTGGAGCGGCTCTCTGCTGGCCACAAACGGCGGAGACCCACTGGGGGATGAGATCGCGGCCAACGATGCCTGCATCCGCTTCAAGCAGCTGAACGCCGAAGCGATCGCCACCGAATTATATGAGGCATTGAGCGCCCCTTCCACCGTGGAACGCAAGCGCAGGAACCTCCGTGCCATGAGGGAAAGCCTATACCTGGACGCCGTCGTGACGCCGCTGGTGGACCATCTCCGACCCGTACTTTCCTAG